Proteins encoded in a region of the Benincasa hispida cultivar B227 chromosome 2, ASM972705v1, whole genome shotgun sequence genome:
- the LOC120072212 gene encoding AT-hook motif nuclear-localized protein 16 produces MQMAGGDQDMAIHSLGSKLSVVSEHEPEKCGSNATNNHQQRPCFDPSLVSPKAVPPISVAVESDQALRRPRGRPAGSKNKPKPPIIVTRDSANALRAHAIEVSSGCDVNESLSNFARRKQRGVCILSGSGCVTNVTLRQAASSGAIVTLHGRFEILSMLGSILPPPAPSGITGLTIYLAGAQGQVVGGVVVGALIASGPVVIMAATFMNATFDRLPSDDEEVAAAMQSQHYGQNGRSHHHLDVSDLYGVPQNLITNSSLPPELYSWAAAGRTMSKT; encoded by the exons ATGCAAATGGCTGGAGGTGATCAAGATATGGCAATTCACTCTCTTGGATCTAAACTTTCTGTAGTTTCAGAACATGAACCTGAAAAATGTGGCAGTAATGCCACCAATAATCACCAACAAAGACCTTGCTTTGACCCTTCTCTTGTTTCTCCCAAGGCCGTCCCGCCTATCTCGGTGGCGGTGGAGAGTGATCAAGCTCTCCGTCGACCTCGGGGGCGGCCAGCTGGGTCCAAAAACAAGCCAAAACCACCCATTATTGTTACCCGAGATAGCGCCAATGCGCTTCGAGCTCATGCCATTGAGGTTAGTTCTGGGTGTGATGTCAATGAGAGCCTCTCCAACTTCGCTCGGAGGAAGCAGCGTGGCGTTTGCATTCTTAGCGGTAGCGGATGTGTCACTAATGTCACGCTCCGCCAAGCTGCCTCCTCCGGTGCTATTGTCACTCTCCATGGCCG TTTTGAGATTCTTTCGATGCTGGGATCGATCTTGCCACCACCAGCACCGTCGGGAATCACTGGCCTGACGATTTACTTGGCCGGCGCACAAGGGCAAGTGGTCGGCGGCGTTGTAGTGGGGGCGCTCATTGCTTCTGGTCCAGTCGTGATCATGGCGGCGACGTTTATGAATGCGACATTCGACCGCCTGCCATCGGACGACGAAGAAGTGGCGGCCGCCATGCAGAGTCAACATTATGGGCAAAATGGGCGGAGCCACCACCACCTGGATGTTTCGGATCTGTATGGAGTACCACAGAATTTGATCACCAATAGCAGTCTTCCGCCGGAACTATACTCGTGGGCGGCGGCTGGCAGAACCATGTCAAAGACTTGA